The genomic DNA GGCGAGCCCCGTTGCTGTGTCGAGCCAATGTTCGCACCGCGCGGGATAAAGACAAACCGCGCAGTTCGCATGCCTTCCATATCGATATTGCAGCGCACCATAGCGCTGTTATAAGTCGAGCCCTTGATCAACGAAAGTATTCATAGCGCTCTTCACAGCGCTGCTAGCGAATCCTTTGCAGCGCTATGATCCCAGTGTTCATGCGGACTCGGCAACCGGATCGGCGGGCGCGGAATCGCTGTCGAACAGGTCGGGGAAGCGCTGGGCCAGCTCGGGCAGGGAGTGCAGGATCTCACGCAGGTGCAGGCGCATGGCGGCCTCCGCGGCGTCGGGGCTGCGCGCCCGGATGCCCTCGACGATCTGCTCGTGCTGAGCGATCAGCCGGTCCAGCGGGGTTGCCTGCGGCAGGCTGAGGTAGCGCACGCGGTCCATCTGCGCCTTGGTCTCCTCCACCACCCGCCAAGCGTATTCGCAATCGACCCCCAGGGCGATGGTGCGGTGGAAAGCCTCGTCCAGCTCAAGGAAGGCCGCCGGGTTGGTGCTCCGCGCCGCCTCGCGCTGCGCCTTCAGGTTGGCCTCCAGTTCCACGACGGCGCGGGCCGGCAACCCCTCGCCGGCCTTGCGCGCCACGGCCAGCTCCACCGCCTCGCGGACGAAGCGGGCGTCCATCACCTGCTTGGCCGAGATCTTCACGACGAAGGTGCCGCGTTGCGGACGGATGACGACCAGCCCGGATTCGCTGAGCTTGATAAAGGCCTCGCGCACCGGCTGGCGGCTGACGCCGAGCTGGCCGGCGACCTCCTGCTCGGACAGCGGCTGGCCAGGCTGGAACTGCATCGTCACGATGGCGTGGCGCAGCTCCCGGAAGACGCGGCGCGCCACGGGCTCCGTCGAATCCGGCTCGATCCTCCTCAACATGCTCCCCCCATCCCTTCCTTTTTGCAATCCGTCCCGCCGGTGCCCGCCCGGACGATCCTCGACGGCGGATTCATCCTGCACCGTTTGCAATCCCATGGACAACACCATTCTTGTATACTACCATACCAGTCGCGTACCGAACAATCGCCTCCGTGCAAGAGGCGTTGTCCTCAAAGGGAGGAAACATTGAGCATCATCACCCGCAGCTGGCGCGTGGCCGCCCTCGGCTTTGCGCTGGCCACCGTCGCCGGCGGCGCGCTGGCCGCCGACTACACGCTCAGCGTCAACACGGCGCTGGCCCAGCAGGATCCGCTCTACAAGGGGCTGGAGGAGTTCAAGAAGAACGTCGAGGCGCGGTCCGGCGGCAAGATGGCCGTCCGCCTGTTCCCCGGCTCGCAGCTCGGCAAGGACGAGGACGTGCTGGAGCAGGCCCGCGCCGGGGCCGGGGTCGCGGTCGTCGTGGACGGCGGGCGCCTCGCCGTCTTCGTGAAGGAATTCGGCGTCCTCGGCGGCCCGTACCTCGCCCAGGGCTACGACGGCATCCGCAAGGTCGTCACCTCGCCGCTGTTCGACCAGTGGTCGGACAAGCTGCGCAAGGCGTCGGGCCATCAGGTGCTGTCGTTCAACTGGTGGCAGGGCGAACGGCACCTGCTGACCAACAAGCCGGTGAAGGGGCCGGAAGACCTCGCCGGCATCCGCATGCGCACGCCGGGCGCGCCGGTGTGGATGGAGACGATCCGCGCCATGGGCGCCACCCCGACCCCGATGGGCTGGTCGGAGGTGTACACCGGCCTTCAGCAGAAGGTGATCGACGGCGTCGAGGCCCAGCATCCGGCCAGCTTCGGTTCCCGCCTGTACGAAGTGACCAACCACGTCACCAAGACTGGCCACATCAACCTGATCACCGGCATCGTCACCAGCTCCGCTTGGTTCGACAAGCTGCCGCCGGAGCAGCAGACGATCCTCAAGGAAGAGGCGCTGAAGGCCGGCGACAGCGCGTCGCGCGCCACCCAGGCGTCGCTTGCCGACTTCGAGAAGCAGATGAAGGACAAGGGCATGACGATCGAGGAGATCGACGTGACCCCGTTCCGCAAGGCTACTGCGCCGGTCTACGAGAAGCTGGGCTATGCGGAACTCCACAAGGAGGTGGAGAAGCTGCTGCAGAACTGACGGGGGGTCGGTTCGGCCGCCCTTGCCCCCTCCCTAACCCTCCCCCTCTTCGAGGTGGAGGGGACTGCCGCCGCTTCGCGGAAGGCACCCTCTCCCGCAACGCGGGGGAGGGCCGGGGTGGGGGCGATGCTTCCCAAATCCAAAGCCGTCCGCCGCCATCAAGGGACCGCCATCATGTCGTCCTTGTTTCACAAGGGGGAAGCCGTCCTGGCGATGCTTCTCCTCGCCGCCATCGTTCTGCTCGTCTTCGCCGCCGGCGTCATGCGCTGGTTCGGCCATCCCCTGGTCTGGTCGGTGGACGTGGCGCAGCTCCTGTTCGTCTGGGTCGCCTTCCTCGGCGCAGACATGGCGCTGCGCAAGCGCGCCCACATCGGCATCGACTATCTGGTCAAGCGCCTGCCCAATTCCGCCCGAGCCCTGCTGGATGTCGTGCTGGGCGTGCTGGTCGTCGCCTTTCTCCTCACCATGACGGTGATGGGCTACCGGCTGACCATGCTGAACCTGGAGCGCCAGTTCGGCGACAGCGGCATCAGCTACGCCTTCGTCACCGCCGCGGTGCCGGTGGGCTGCCTGCTGCTCGCCGTCACGCTGACCGGCCAGATCCTGGACACCCTGCGCGAGTTGCGCAGCCACCCCAAGCCGGTCTTCGCCCCGGCCCCCAAAGCCGGCGACATCGAGGAGGTCGTGCCGTGACCCTGCTTGCCGTCATCTTCTTCGCGCTGATGGCCTTTGGGCTTCCCATCGCATTCGCCATCGGCATCGCCGGCTTCTCCTTCTTCGCCACGAACGACATCATCCCGATGTCCATCGGGGTGCAGCAGGTCGCCTCGGCCTCGCAGAGCTTCCCGCTGCTGGCCGTGCCCTTCTTCGTGCTCGCCGGGCACATGATGAACCGGACGGGCATCACCAGCCGCCTGATCAACTGCTCCAACGTGCTGGTGTCCTGGATGTCCGGCGGGCTGGCGCAGGTCTGCATCGTGCTGTCCACCCTGATGGGCGGCGTCTCCGGCTCGGCGGTGGCCGACGCCGCGATGGAGGCCCGCATCCTCGGCCCCAGCCTGATCGCCCGCGGCTATTCGAAGGGCTTCACCTCGGCGACCATCGCGGTCGGGTCGCTGATCACCGCGACGATCCCGCCCAGCCTGGGGCTGATCCTCTACGGCTTCGTCGGCAACGTGTCGATCGGGCGGCTGTTCCTGGCTGGCGTCATTCCGGGTCTGTTGATGATGGCCGGGCTGATGCTGACGGTGTGGCTGATCGCCAAGCGGCGCGGCTACCGCCCGGAGATGGCGGAGCGGCCGACCCTGCGCGCCGTGGGCCGGGCGATGGCCGATGCCAAATGGGCGCTGCTGTTCCCGGTCGCCCTGCTGTTCGCCATCCGCGGCGGCCTGTTCACCCCGTCGGAGGTCGGCGCCTTCGCCGTCGTCTACGCCGCCGTCGTCGGCTTCCTGCTGCACCGGGAGCTGACCTGGGCCGCGGTGGCCGAGGCGCTTCAGGAAGCGGTGGTGGACACCGGCCTGATCATGCTGATCATCCTGTTCTCGGGCATGGTCGGCTACGCCATCATCTTCGAGCAGGCGCCCCAGACCATCGCCGAGGCGATGACCCAGCTCACCACCAACCCGCTGCTGGTGGTGGCGCTGATCCTGATCTTCCTGTTCATCGCCGGCCTGTTCGTCGAAAGCACGGTGCTGGTCCTGCTGCTGACGCCGATCTTCCTGCCGATCGTGACGCCGCTGGGCGTCGATCCGGTGCATTTCGGCATCCTCATGATGACCATCGTCACGCTGGGCTCGATGACGCCGCCGGTGGGCGTGGCCATGTACACGGTGTGCAGCCTGCTCGACTGCCCGGTCGAGGAGTATGTCGTCGAATCGCTGCCCTTCGTCGGCACCATCGTCCTGCTGGTCGCCGTGCTCACGCTGTGGCCGGGGCTGGTGCTGTTCCTGCCGAACATGCTGATGTGAGGGAAGGGGGCTTGAATTGGGATGGAGCGCTGATATACTAATATATGGCGCTCCGATCTCTCGGCGGACCCACGGCCGGTCCGGGCACACCAAGCCCCGTCCATGGAGCGTCCTTGTCATTGTGGAAACGGGGCAGGGCCGCGTGTGAAGGGCAAACGCCAAGGGGCGGTCCGGGCAGGGCCGCCCCTTCG from Azospirillum brasilense includes the following:
- a CDS encoding GntR family transcriptional regulator yields the protein MLRRIEPDSTEPVARRVFRELRHAIVTMQFQPGQPLSEQEVAGQLGVSRQPVREAFIKLSESGLVVIRPQRGTFVVKISAKQVMDARFVREAVELAVARKAGEGLPARAVVELEANLKAQREAARSTNPAAFLELDEAFHRTIALGVDCEYAWRVVEETKAQMDRVRYLSLPQATPLDRLIAQHEQIVEGIRARSPDAAEAAMRLHLREILHSLPELAQRFPDLFDSDSAPADPVAESA
- a CDS encoding C4-dicarboxylate TRAP transporter substrate-binding protein, translating into MSIITRSWRVAALGFALATVAGGALAADYTLSVNTALAQQDPLYKGLEEFKKNVEARSGGKMAVRLFPGSQLGKDEDVLEQARAGAGVAVVVDGGRLAVFVKEFGVLGGPYLAQGYDGIRKVVTSPLFDQWSDKLRKASGHQVLSFNWWQGERHLLTNKPVKGPEDLAGIRMRTPGAPVWMETIRAMGATPTPMGWSEVYTGLQQKVIDGVEAQHPASFGSRLYEVTNHVTKTGHINLITGIVTSSAWFDKLPPEQQTILKEEALKAGDSASRATQASLADFEKQMKDKGMTIEEIDVTPFRKATAPVYEKLGYAELHKEVEKLLQN
- a CDS encoding TRAP transporter small permease — translated: MSSLFHKGEAVLAMLLLAAIVLLVFAAGVMRWFGHPLVWSVDVAQLLFVWVAFLGADMALRKRAHIGIDYLVKRLPNSARALLDVVLGVLVVAFLLTMTVMGYRLTMLNLERQFGDSGISYAFVTAAVPVGCLLLAVTLTGQILDTLRELRSHPKPVFAPAPKAGDIEEVVP
- a CDS encoding TRAP transporter large permease → MTLLAVIFFALMAFGLPIAFAIGIAGFSFFATNDIIPMSIGVQQVASASQSFPLLAVPFFVLAGHMMNRTGITSRLINCSNVLVSWMSGGLAQVCIVLSTLMGGVSGSAVADAAMEARILGPSLIARGYSKGFTSATIAVGSLITATIPPSLGLILYGFVGNVSIGRLFLAGVIPGLLMMAGLMLTVWLIAKRRGYRPEMAERPTLRAVGRAMADAKWALLFPVALLFAIRGGLFTPSEVGAFAVVYAAVVGFLLHRELTWAAVAEALQEAVVDTGLIMLIILFSGMVGYAIIFEQAPQTIAEAMTQLTTNPLLVVALILIFLFIAGLFVESTVLVLLLTPIFLPIVTPLGVDPVHFGILMMTIVTLGSMTPPVGVAMYTVCSLLDCPVEEYVVESLPFVGTIVLLVAVLTLWPGLVLFLPNMLM